In the Fibrobacter sp. UWB4 genome, one interval contains:
- a CDS encoding carboxypeptidase-like regulatory domain-containing protein, whose amino-acid sequence MKWLACIFSALMLWSCSDKVAGGPGSETTNGIAYLGNGAVASYARVAVRSVDHTSTADSATNEIVNADFYADSLGNFSFEAPEGKYRLTIVYGGSAYTGLYSGDTTLGDVSLEPTAALGGLAGMPEDCEFVWVGVRGMDVLVRSDSTGHFMLSQLPSNDSLQVYFLRGDDNTVYDNLSVKLEPNETEMIDLQPEKQDTLSGKIKIVAAANGKALPFASLAIRKADARVDSLHVSNVVAEADAYADKDGVFVIDSLKSGDYRLTVMQSGFAYSKVLTAKQIAALDTVKLQETANYMSRVTLHAGEKFAWVGVYGLDVMTKTNEEGVFSLPMLPANDTLEFYVVDGNDSLYVTKRIAPSKGSADFDYPYVVMQDFENVKDTGNWYFSTDSVGSKILSKSFDTDNERKSKVFHGKYNLVGTNNIYAWVLTGMFLRDEGWNLSTLDSISFDAKGSGQIRVSLENWTRESEVAGLSLKAASEWKDLNSQKWTHYVVKFDDLCYTAQDVSNCYIAWNTLKDDVRQLHFFVRNGTEFYLDDIVLYGALF is encoded by the coding sequence ATGAAATGGCTAGCCTGCATATTTTCAGCTCTTATGCTTTGGAGCTGCTCGGATAAGGTCGCAGGAGGCCCCGGCAGCGAAACGACGAACGGCATTGCCTACTTGGGCAATGGCGCTGTGGCGTCTTATGCACGTGTGGCGGTCAGGAGTGTCGATCACACTTCTACGGCCGATAGTGCTACTAATGAAATTGTGAACGCGGACTTCTACGCGGATTCCCTCGGTAACTTCTCGTTCGAGGCTCCGGAAGGCAAGTACCGCTTGACGATTGTGTATGGCGGTTCTGCCTACACTGGACTTTACTCGGGCGATACGACCTTGGGCGATGTAAGTCTTGAACCGACGGCCGCACTTGGCGGCTTGGCCGGCATGCCGGAGGATTGTGAATTTGTCTGGGTCGGTGTGCGTGGCATGGACGTGCTTGTGCGTTCGGATTCGACGGGACACTTTATGCTCTCGCAGCTGCCGTCGAACGACTCGTTGCAAGTGTATTTCTTGCGCGGTGACGACAATACAGTTTATGATAACTTGTCTGTAAAGCTTGAGCCGAATGAAACGGAAATGATCGATCTTCAGCCGGAAAAGCAGGATACGCTCTCCGGGAAGATTAAGATTGTGGCGGCGGCTAATGGCAAGGCGCTTCCGTTTGCCTCTCTCGCCATTCGTAAGGCGGATGCCCGTGTCGATTCCTTGCATGTGAGCAATGTCGTTGCCGAGGCGGACGCCTATGCGGATAAGGATGGCGTGTTCGTGATTGATTCGTTGAAGTCTGGCGATTACCGCCTCACGGTGATGCAGTCGGGCTTTGCGTACTCCAAGGTTCTTACTGCAAAGCAGATTGCAGCGCTTGATACGGTCAAGCTCCAGGAAACGGCGAACTACATGAGCCGTGTCACGCTCCATGCTGGCGAAAAATTTGCGTGGGTTGGCGTGTATGGTCTTGATGTGATGACGAAGACGAATGAAGAAGGCGTGTTCTCGCTTCCGATGCTACCTGCAAACGATACGCTTGAATTTTATGTTGTCGATGGAAATGATAGCTTGTATGTAACAAAGCGCATTGCCCCTTCGAAGGGTTCTGCCGACTTTGACTATCCGTATGTCGTGATGCAGGACTTCGAAAACGTGAAGGATACCGGAAACTGGTATTTTAGCACGGATTCTGTTGGCTCCAAGATTCTGTCCAAGTCGTTCGATACGGATAACGAGCGCAAGTCCAAGGTGTTCCACGGAAAGTACAACCTGGTGGGAACGAATAATATTTATGCTTGGGTTTTGACCGGCATGTTCCTCCGCGACGAAGGTTGGAACCTCTCCACGCTCGATTCTATTTCGTTCGATGCCAAGGGCTCGGGCCAGATTCGCGTGTCTCTTGAAAACTGGACCCGTGAATCTGAAGTTGCTGGGCTTTCGCTCAAGGCCGCCTCGGAATGGAAGGACCTGAATTCGCAAAAGTGGACGCATTACGTCGTGAAATTCGATGACCTGTGCTATACCGCCCAGGATGTAAGCAACTGCTATATCGCATGGAATACGCTCAAGGACGATGTCCGCCAGCTGCATTTCTTCGTAAGAAATGGAACAGAGTTCTATCTGGACGATATAGTGCTCTATGGCGCTCTTTTCTAG
- a CDS encoding RNA methyltransferase — MSEEENKPKRTVRITLDRKFGVSEAPERRPRRNDDDRGSFGDKPSFRGDRGDRRFDRDRGERRFDRGERRFDRDNRDENREGRPFNREERRGGGRFDRDRRPRRFGDKPFNRGPRGAMNAPVYRQRPEQKEAIDENLDEAALEARAAQIEAVEDAGSTPPWFKRLIACTTEKGREREGKFLGEGVHVVEELVKHHRELVISVYVVEGFENEELIEAINEAEITLHTLTEDQMKRLSSTMTTQGIIAYCNIASKKPVYETSRSVLTLVDAVQDPGNLGTLFRTSLGFNSSGMILGRGTVSPFNPKVVRGSSGTFLRVPFEFDVDLVDQINFLRSKGYTIIATDLHAKQSLREIPAHKLRKMAFLVGNEGAGTNPYFIELADETVKIPMSSELESLNVAVAHGILSYEAAQIQEELK, encoded by the coding sequence ATGAGTGAAGAAGAAAACAAACCGAAGCGTACCGTAAGAATCACGCTTGACCGTAAATTTGGAGTCAGCGAAGCTCCTGAACGCCGCCCTCGCCGTAACGACGATGACCGCGGTTCCTTTGGCGACAAGCCCTCGTTCCGTGGGGATCGTGGCGACCGTCGTTTTGACCGTGACCGCGGCGAACGCCGCTTTGATCGTGGTGAACGCCGTTTCGACCGCGACAACCGCGATGAAAACCGCGAAGGCCGTCCGTTCAACCGTGAAGAACGCCGTGGTGGTGGCCGCTTTGACCGTGACCGCCGTCCGCGCCGCTTTGGCGACAAGCCGTTTAACCGCGGACCGCGCGGTGCCATGAACGCCCCGGTTTACCGCCAGCGTCCGGAACAGAAGGAAGCTATTGACGAGAACTTGGACGAAGCCGCACTCGAAGCACGCGCTGCCCAGATTGAAGCCGTTGAAGATGCGGGCTCTACACCGCCGTGGTTCAAGCGCCTCATCGCTTGCACGACCGAAAAGGGTCGCGAACGCGAAGGCAAGTTCCTTGGCGAAGGTGTTCACGTTGTTGAAGAACTCGTGAAGCACCACCGCGAACTCGTGATTTCTGTTTACGTTGTCGAAGGTTTTGAAAATGAAGAACTCATCGAAGCCATTAACGAAGCCGAAATTACGCTCCATACTCTTACCGAAGACCAGATGAAGCGCCTCTCTTCGACGATGACGACGCAGGGCATTATCGCTTACTGCAACATCGCAAGCAAGAAGCCGGTCTATGAAACAAGCCGCAGCGTGCTTACGCTTGTGGACGCCGTGCAGGATCCGGGCAACCTCGGTACGCTCTTCCGCACGAGCCTCGGTTTCAATTCTTCGGGCATGATTCTCGGTCGTGGTACCGTGAGCCCGTTCAACCCGAAGGTCGTTCGCGGTTCCTCGGGCACGTTCCTCCGCGTTCCGTTTGAATTCGACGTGGATCTCGTGGATCAGATCAACTTCTTGCGCAGCAAGGGCTATACCATCATCGCAACGGATTTGCACGCTAAGCAGTCCCTCCGCGAAATCCCGGCTCACAAGCTCCGCAAGATGGCTTTCCTCGTGGGTAACGAAGGTGCCGGCACGAACCCGTACTTCATCGAACTTGCCGACGAAACGGTGAAGATTCCGATGAGCAGTGAACTTGAATCTCTGAATGTGGCTGTCGCACATGGCATTCTCTCTTACGAAGCCGCCCAGATTCAGGAGGAATTGAAGTAA
- a CDS encoding MlaD family protein: MAFQKIKQINWMEMSGLLVGVISTVAIMIFSLVLYHYLYDKTNGIIKEEYKLYSTFEKALGLKKGTNVQISGVDVGRVTNVSIKQDATGAISDSALMEFTIEKKYQKLITDSAKAFAIRDQNLISARVINIDIKKNKGRVLEDRDTLSAGKAQDIETVIETANELLGRVNRLVDAADELVTMALDTGTTMGALFGSRALYDNLNRQLYRLDEITYLGKNVLKKTSFLLDTMKTDVPTLISRANEVTNNVGNLLEDFKPLPGQVTSLLNSMDSTVGRVDNLVTDFGTVTTGLQDFMNTTENTLQSADDLINGMSKMWLFRSNIPKHDSVPFVVETLW; this comes from the coding sequence ATGGCATTTCAAAAGATAAAACAGATTAACTGGATGGAGATGTCCGGCCTTTTGGTCGGCGTTATTAGCACTGTCGCCATCATGATTTTTTCGCTAGTGCTTTACCACTACCTTTACGACAAAACCAACGGCATCATCAAGGAAGAATACAAGCTTTACAGTACATTCGAAAAGGCGCTGGGCCTTAAAAAAGGAACGAACGTACAAATTAGCGGTGTCGATGTCGGGCGCGTAACCAATGTGTCTATCAAACAGGATGCTACGGGAGCCATATCCGATAGCGCACTCATGGAATTCACCATCGAGAAGAAATACCAGAAACTCATCACCGACAGCGCGAAAGCTTTTGCCATCCGAGACCAGAACCTGATTTCGGCCCGTGTCATCAATATCGACATCAAGAAAAATAAAGGCCGCGTACTAGAAGACAGAGATACCCTATCGGCAGGCAAGGCCCAGGATATCGAAACCGTCATTGAAACGGCAAACGAACTTTTGGGCCGCGTGAACCGCCTCGTGGACGCCGCCGACGAACTCGTGACAATGGCTCTTGATACAGGCACAACCATGGGTGCATTGTTCGGGTCCCGCGCCCTATACGACAACCTGAACCGCCAGCTTTACCGACTTGACGAAATCACGTACCTCGGCAAGAATGTGCTGAAGAAGACATCATTCCTGCTTGATACGATGAAGACCGACGTTCCGACGCTCATCAGCCGTGCAAACGAAGTCACAAACAACGTAGGCAATTTGCTCGAAGACTTCAAGCCGCTGCCTGGCCAGGTCACCTCGCTCTTGAACTCCATGGATTCTACCGTCGGACGAGTCGATAACCTTGTCACCGATTTCGGCACAGTCACGACCGGCCTTCAAGACTTCATGAACACAACAGAAAACACATTGCAGAGTGCCGACGACTTGATTAACGGCATGTCCAAAATGTGGCTTTTCAGAAGCAATATTCCAAAGCATGATTCCGTTCCCTTTGTCGTGGAGACGCTATGGTAA
- a CDS encoding TIGR02147 family protein, with product MKPIFEYTDYREWIRDAFEDFKKRKTVISWRYMAMKLGADPGNLLRISQGKIHLAVNFIKPMAEFFELDEKEAAYWSELVYFGRAKSDQEALNHYEKMQALKGIPLKRLAKKELEFYRHWYYNAIRSVIGICNFKDDYEGLAESCTPAITVEQAKDAIKLLHDLNMISEGKDGYWKVNDMFVSTGGNWRSEAVRTFQKETIRLAGESLERHAPPLRDISTVTMTFNMNDIQLIREKIKEFRSDLLRMSQDGAGDDTVFQLNVQLFPLAFIKKLQEKSK from the coding sequence GTGAAGCCGATTTTTGAATACACTGATTATCGCGAATGGATTAGGGATGCTTTTGAAGATTTCAAGAAGCGCAAGACCGTCATATCCTGGCGATACATGGCAATGAAACTCGGTGCAGATCCAGGAAATCTTCTTCGCATTTCGCAGGGCAAGATCCACCTTGCCGTGAACTTCATCAAGCCGATGGCGGAATTCTTCGAACTGGATGAAAAGGAAGCCGCCTACTGGTCGGAGCTGGTTTATTTCGGTCGCGCCAAGAGCGACCAGGAAGCTTTGAACCATTACGAAAAAATGCAGGCGCTAAAGGGCATCCCTTTGAAGCGTCTTGCCAAAAAAGAGCTTGAATTTTACCGTCATTGGTACTACAACGCTATCCGTTCCGTAATCGGTATTTGTAATTTTAAAGATGATTATGAGGGTCTTGCCGAAAGTTGCACTCCGGCAATCACGGTTGAGCAGGCTAAGGATGCCATTAAGCTTTTGCATGACCTGAATATGATCTCTGAGGGTAAAGACGGGTACTGGAAAGTGAATGACATGTTTGTGAGTACAGGTGGCAACTGGAGATCCGAAGCGGTTCGGACATTCCAGAAGGAGACGATTCGCCTAGCGGGTGAATCGCTTGAAAGACATGCGCCTCCTCTCCGCGACATTAGCACCGTCACCATGACGTTCAACATGAACGATATCCAGCTCATCCGCGAAAAAATCAAGGAGTTCCGCTCGGACTTGCTGCGCATGTCGCAGGATGGCGCGGGTGACGACACGGTATTCCAGCTCAACGTCCAGCTGTTCCCGTTGGCGTTTATCAAGAAGTTGCAGGAGAAGTCAAAATGA
- a CDS encoding GDSL-type esterase/lipase family protein, with protein sequence MENLLFNGRWAHDNGVSRASAPAASITFNAKASKITFTVEGLSRWRLDRDGKPVEQFEVDAKEECAIKVQDDGNFHKYRFIKISESGVPEIKFYGISVDGEFGEAPKPSSRRIEFIGDSFTAGYGCEGSSAEDAPEFDKTNASKSYAYLLASGFNADYQVNAYSGRGLVRNYDNMVPEWTYERLYDYTVMGSVTSYPKPERWDFEKFHPQVIVIFEGINDFQGNPPYADKGKFKKAYAKLLDKLRKAHPGVKFLLVSTKVWPNDDLAPTIKSIYDDQIAAGHKDLEYKHVLTSNVGLHGHPDTHSQEELANTLRPIIARLGRWLSR encoded by the coding sequence ATGGAAAACCTTCTGTTCAACGGCCGCTGGGCCCATGATAACGGCGTAAGCCGCGCGAGTGCGCCTGCCGCATCCATCACGTTCAACGCCAAGGCATCAAAGATTACGTTCACAGTCGAAGGTCTTTCACGCTGGCGCCTTGACCGCGACGGCAAGCCCGTTGAACAGTTCGAAGTCGATGCCAAGGAAGAGTGTGCGATCAAGGTACAGGACGACGGCAATTTCCACAAGTACCGCTTCATCAAGATTAGCGAAAGCGGCGTTCCCGAAATCAAGTTCTACGGCATTTCCGTCGATGGTGAATTTGGCGAAGCCCCTAAGCCCTCCAGCCGCCGCATCGAGTTCATCGGCGATTCCTTTACCGCAGGCTATGGCTGCGAAGGCTCCTCTGCCGAAGACGCGCCCGAGTTTGACAAGACGAACGCCTCCAAGAGCTATGCCTACCTCCTCGCAAGCGGTTTCAATGCCGACTACCAGGTGAATGCCTACAGCGGACGCGGGCTTGTGCGCAACTACGACAACATGGTGCCCGAATGGACGTACGAACGCCTCTATGATTACACGGTGATGGGTTCCGTGACCTCGTATCCGAAGCCGGAACGCTGGGATTTTGAAAAGTTCCATCCGCAAGTTATCGTAATTTTTGAAGGAATTAACGATTTTCAGGGTAATCCGCCGTATGCAGATAAAGGAAAATTCAAAAAAGCGTACGCTAAATTGCTCGATAAGCTCCGCAAAGCCCACCCCGGTGTAAAATTCTTGCTCGTTTCCACGAAAGTCTGGCCCAACGATGACCTTGCCCCGACCATAAAGTCGATTTACGATGATCAAATCGCTGCCGGCCACAAGGACTTGGAGTACAAACACGTGCTTACGTCGAATGTCGGCTTACACGGCCATCCTGACACCCACTCCCAGGAAGAACTCGCTAACACTTTGAGACCCATAATAGCTCGGCTTGGACGATGGCTTTCGAGATAA
- the dxs gene encoding 1-deoxy-D-xylulose-5-phosphate synthase, translated as MELKDVKSPQDLKHCSVEELNHLATQIRETIIGQVAKHGGHLASSLGVVELTLALHYVFNAPDDKIVWDVGHQAYVHKLLTGRYDRFDTLRQQGGISGFLKRNESVYDCFGAGHATTSISAALGFAVARDHFNRKNNVVAVIGDGSMTGGMAYEAINNVGASKQNMTIILNDNKMSIAPNIGGFSKYLNRVISDPVYNKMRTDLDRLMNRLPGILGSRFRDLFLQVENAAKNAVKPGRFFEDLGIRYFGPIDGHDIDELVMILERVKQQQGPCLVHVLTEKGRGFDAAEKNPTKYHGCGAFDPESGLPLAPGNPNPSLTSVFGNTLLQLARKDKRIMGITAAMPTGCGMDIVAKELPDRVIDVGIAEEHAVTFAAGMACDGIVPVVAIYSSFMQRAYDQIIHDIALQNLHVVLVLDRAGLVGADGPTHHGAFDLSFLRTVPGMTILAPSNENELRDMLTAAIDMEGVVAIRYPRGTALAAELVPSEGPFDYKSPKILEKGSGILLLGAGFMTNELKKTAAVLRENGYNPTLVDARFIKPLDQECYRSLFDSHNVIVTLEDNTKVGGYGSAIAELLSDLGYTDKKLYRFGLPDRFVEQGEIKALYKILEIDGESVAKQLMEKL; from the coding sequence ATGGAACTGAAAGACGTAAAGTCGCCTCAGGACTTGAAGCACTGTTCTGTCGAGGAACTGAACCACCTCGCCACGCAGATCCGCGAGACCATCATTGGTCAAGTGGCAAAGCACGGTGGTCACCTGGCATCGAGCCTTGGCGTTGTTGAACTGACTCTTGCGCTGCACTACGTGTTCAACGCACCCGACGATAAGATCGTGTGGGACGTGGGGCACCAGGCGTACGTGCACAAGCTATTGACCGGCCGCTATGACCGATTCGATACCTTGCGCCAGCAGGGAGGCATTTCCGGCTTCCTCAAGAGGAACGAAAGCGTTTACGACTGCTTCGGGGCGGGCCACGCCACGACGTCTATTTCTGCGGCTCTTGGCTTTGCCGTTGCCCGCGACCATTTCAACCGCAAAAACAACGTGGTCGCTGTCATTGGGGATGGCTCCATGACGGGCGGTATGGCTTACGAGGCGATCAATAACGTTGGCGCCTCCAAGCAGAACATGACCATCATCTTGAACGATAACAAGATGAGTATCGCACCGAATATCGGCGGCTTTAGCAAGTACCTGAACCGCGTGATTTCGGACCCTGTTTACAACAAGATGCGTACCGACCTGGATCGCCTGATGAATCGTTTGCCGGGCATTCTGGGTTCCCGCTTCCGCGATCTCTTCTTGCAGGTTGAGAATGCGGCGAAGAACGCCGTGAAGCCTGGTCGCTTCTTTGAAGATTTGGGCATCCGCTACTTTGGTCCGATTGATGGTCACGACATCGATGAACTCGTGATGATTCTTGAACGCGTCAAGCAGCAGCAGGGCCCGTGCCTTGTGCATGTGCTGACCGAAAAGGGCCGCGGTTTTGACGCTGCCGAAAAGAATCCGACTAAGTATCATGGTTGCGGTGCGTTCGACCCTGAAAGCGGGCTTCCGCTTGCTCCGGGCAATCCGAACCCGTCTCTCACGAGCGTGTTTGGCAATACGCTTTTGCAGCTTGCCCGCAAGGACAAGCGCATCATGGGTATCACGGCTGCAATGCCTACGGGCTGCGGCATGGATATCGTCGCGAAGGAACTCCCGGACCGCGTGATTGACGTGGGCATTGCTGAAGAGCATGCCGTGACGTTTGCGGCGGGCATGGCTTGCGATGGCATTGTGCCTGTGGTCGCGATTTACTCGTCGTTCATGCAGCGCGCCTACGACCAGATTATCCACGACATTGCACTCCAGAACTTGCATGTGGTGCTTGTGCTCGACCGTGCCGGCCTTGTCGGTGCAGACGGTCCGACGCATCATGGCGCCTTTGACTTGTCGTTCTTGCGGACTGTTCCCGGAATGACCATTTTGGCACCCTCCAACGAAAATGAACTGCGCGACATGTTGACTGCCGCCATCGATATGGAAGGTGTCGTGGCTATCCGCTACCCGAGAGGCACTGCACTTGCTGCAGAGCTTGTCCCCTCGGAAGGACCGTTCGACTATAAAAGCCCCAAGATTCTTGAGAAGGGCTCCGGCATACTCCTTCTGGGTGCCGGCTTCATGACAAATGAACTCAAGAAAACAGCCGCCGTGCTTCGTGAAAACGGATACAACCCGACGCTTGTGGATGCCCGTTTTATTAAGCCGCTCGACCAGGAATGCTACCGTTCGCTGTTTGATAGCCACAATGTCATTGTGACGCTCGAAGACAATACGAAGGTGGGTGGCTATGGTTCAGCCATTGCGGAACTTTTGTCCGACCTCGGCTATACGGACAAGAAACTGTACCGGTTTGGTCTTCCGGACAGGTTCGTTGAACAGGGAGAGATCAAGGCTCTCTACAAGATCTTAGAAATTGACGGGGAATCCGTCGCCAAACAGTTGATGGAAAAACTATGA
- a CDS encoding GGDEF domain-containing protein, with protein MNFLIIVLLVITAVAMFAYRHFLDDVMEINLGEYPYVVASADSVDGGTSAISMMRTDSSVIIEYELREGYAYPYVGIKIYLGDGKTMGRDLSNYDSVFVWLKPRNEGSIRLYMRGYDKSLYRKNDETSLKFNEIEFTPTKEPYPAVFVPQEFRVAGWWVSQNEINVHKARVDLSNIPLIEIQTGTNAPLGYGGWEIRGLRFKGKKISQVDLVTTLVALWFVTFLIILIIRFFDYSRERAINRKKQEELKRNLRALEIEKSEYEKSSKEDPLTGCLNRAGFSGVLLREQEKLNRTGTPVSFMIFDIDHFKNVNDTYGHLVGDEVLVNLAKLVQGMIRNTDSLVRWGGEEFVILSDDTSIQNAAFLAEKLRKAIEASTLITQQQVTCSFGVTEMVPGEDPKSLIARADKALYSSKENGRNRVTVATFRRSH; from the coding sequence ATGAATTTCCTGATTATTGTGCTTCTGGTGATTACTGCCGTGGCCATGTTTGCGTATAGGCATTTCTTAGACGATGTCATGGAGATTAATCTCGGTGAATATCCCTACGTGGTTGCTAGTGCAGATTCCGTTGATGGTGGAACTTCGGCGATCTCGATGATGCGTACCGATAGCTCCGTCATAATTGAATACGAACTCCGCGAAGGCTATGCCTACCCGTATGTGGGGATCAAGATTTATCTTGGTGACGGCAAGACCATGGGCCGTGACCTCTCCAATTACGATAGCGTTTTCGTGTGGCTGAAGCCGCGCAATGAAGGCTCGATCCGTCTTTACATGCGCGGTTACGACAAGTCTCTTTACCGCAAGAACGACGAAACGTCCCTCAAGTTCAACGAGATTGAATTTACCCCGACGAAGGAGCCGTATCCGGCCGTGTTTGTCCCGCAGGAATTCCGCGTGGCGGGCTGGTGGGTCTCCCAGAACGAAATCAATGTCCATAAGGCTCGTGTAGATCTTTCGAACATCCCGCTTATTGAAATCCAGACTGGGACGAACGCTCCGCTTGGCTATGGCGGCTGGGAAATCAGGGGCCTGCGCTTTAAGGGCAAGAAGATTTCGCAGGTGGACCTTGTGACGACGCTTGTCGCTCTCTGGTTTGTCACGTTCCTTATCATCTTGATTATCAGGTTCTTTGACTATAGCCGTGAACGCGCTATCAATAGGAAAAAGCAGGAAGAGTTGAAGAGGAACCTCCGCGCTCTCGAAATTGAAAAGAGCGAATACGAAAAGTCCAGCAAGGAAGATCCGCTGACCGGCTGCCTCAACCGTGCTGGCTTTAGCGGTGTGCTTCTCCGCGAACAGGAAAAGCTGAACCGTACGGGGACGCCTGTCTCGTTCATGATTTTTGACATCGACCATTTCAAGAACGTGAACGACACTTACGGTCATCTCGTCGGTGACGAAGTCCTCGTGAACCTCGCGAAGCTCGTGCAGGGCATGATCCGCAATACGGACTCGCTCGTGCGCTGGGGCGGCGAAGAGTTTGTCATCCTGAGCGATGACACTAGCATCCAGAATGCGGCATTCCTCGCCGAGAAGCTGCGCAAGGCGATCGAAGCTTCGACGCTTATCACGCAGCAGCAGGTGACTTGCTCCTTTGGTGTGACCGAAATGGTCCCGGGTGAAGATCCGAAGTCGCTCATTGCCCGTGCCGACAAGGCTCTCTATTCTTCGAAGGAGAACGGGCGAAACCGCGTGACGGTCGCGACGTTCAGGCGTAGCCATTAG
- a CDS encoding polyprenyl synthetase family protein has translation MQSIESEAKIAQEYLARIAKDAEAKFDEHLPPVKDRPCRLHEAMRYSMFAGGKRLRPGLAKATFDMFGGKGDKIWLATSALEMLHTFSLIHDDLPCVDNDDYRRGKLTSHKKFGEATAVMAGDALCIHAFEMMGKTGNAKAIEVLAHLLGTYGMIGGEMTDIECEGKTVDLEIVDYIHYHKTAALIEAALLVGAMLADASENDMEIIRSYGRSIGLAFQIVDDILDIVSTTEELGKDAGSDIEKGKATYPSIVGLEKSRERARELYEESIKALDGLKCDTSILRSIAAYIITRVK, from the coding sequence ATGCAGTCTATTGAATCAGAAGCAAAAATTGCTCAGGAATATCTCGCCCGCATCGCAAAGGATGCCGAGGCGAAGTTTGATGAACATCTCCCCCCAGTAAAGGACCGTCCGTGCCGTTTGCACGAGGCTATGCGCTATTCCATGTTTGCAGGCGGCAAGCGCTTGCGTCCGGGCCTTGCAAAGGCCACGTTCGACATGTTTGGCGGCAAGGGAGACAAGATTTGGCTTGCAACGAGCGCTCTCGAAATGCTCCACACGTTCAGCCTTATCCACGATGACCTTCCGTGTGTCGATAACGACGACTACCGCCGTGGAAAGCTCACGAGCCACAAGAAGTTTGGCGAAGCCACTGCCGTGATGGCGGGCGACGCTCTCTGCATCCACGCCTTCGAGATGATGGGCAAGACCGGTAACGCAAAGGCCATCGAAGTCCTTGCTCACTTGCTCGGCACTTACGGCATGATCGGTGGCGAAATGACCGACATCGAATGCGAAGGCAAGACTGTCGATCTCGAAATTGTCGATTACATTCACTACCACAAGACGGCTGCCCTCATCGAAGCCGCTCTTCTCGTGGGTGCAATGCTTGCTGATGCAAGCGAAAATGATATGGAAATCATCCGCAGCTATGGCCGCTCCATCGGGCTTGCCTTCCAGATTGTGGATGACATTCTGGACATTGTCTCTACGACCGAAGAACTCGGCAAGGATGCCGGGTCTGACATCGAAAAGGGCAAGGCAACTTACCCGTCCATCGTTGGATTGGAAAAGTCTAGGGAACGCGCTAGGGAACTCTACGAGGAATCCATCAAGGCATTGGACGGCCTCAAGTGTGATACCTCCATCCTCCGTTCTATAGCGGCATACATCATCACGCGAGTGAAATAA
- the pyrF gene encoding orotidine-5'-phosphate decarboxylase → MTCFYDRLEQRIAKCGNPVCMGMDPVLKLIPLEGTPEDRIKRFYSDILECCLKRNVQPAVVKPNSAYYECVSVQAMLVLQQLIADYRSAGIPVILDAKRGDIGKSSAAYANAAYDVYRADAVTVSPWMGADSVGPFIREDSENGAYVLLRTSNKGAHDFQDLPVTRSDDPRDVAEAFYSVADKIMEWDADKGYLGAVVGATHPEELEKITAYTVAHKHEIPFLIPGVSIPGVPGGQGGDAKTVLKAIQNGGGKRKFHVLNSSSGLNFAWQRNDTPANYANDCVDALEKLAEACLL, encoded by the coding sequence ATGACGTGCTTTTACGATCGCCTTGAACAGCGTATTGCGAAGTGCGGTAACCCGGTGTGCATGGGCATGGACCCTGTGCTCAAGCTCATTCCGCTCGAAGGCACTCCCGAAGACCGCATCAAGCGCTTCTATTCCGACATTTTGGAATGCTGCCTCAAGCGTAACGTGCAGCCGGCCGTCGTAAAGCCGAACAGCGCTTATTACGAATGCGTGAGTGTGCAAGCGATGCTTGTGTTGCAGCAGCTCATTGCCGATTACAGAAGTGCTGGCATCCCGGTTATCTTGGATGCAAAGCGCGGTGACATTGGTAAGTCCAGTGCCGCCTACGCAAACGCCGCTTATGATGTTTACCGTGCAGACGCCGTGACCGTCTCTCCGTGGATGGGTGCCGATTCCGTCGGTCCGTTCATTCGCGAAGATAGCGAAAACGGTGCCTACGTGCTCCTCCGCACAAGCAACAAGGGTGCTCACGACTTCCAGGATTTGCCTGTTACTCGCAGTGACGATCCGCGCGACGTTGCCGAAGCGTTCTATTCCGTAGCGGACAAGATTATGGAATGGGATGCTGACAAGGGTTACCTCGGTGCCGTTGTCGGTGCAACCCACCCGGAAGAACTTGAGAAGATTACGGCTTACACCGTTGCTCACAAACACGAAATCCCGTTCCTCATTCCGGGCGTGTCCATTCCGGGCGTACCGGGCGGTCAGGGCGGCGATGCTAAGACTGTTCTCAAGGCTATCCAAAACGGTGGCGGCAAGCGCAAGTTCCACGTACTCAACTCGAGCAGTGGCCTGAACTTTGCTTGGCAGCGTAACGATACGCCGGCAAATTACGCGAACGATTGCGTCGATGCACTTGAAAAGCTCGCAGAGGCTTGCCTGCTTTAA